Part of the Saccharicrinis carchari genome is shown below.
AAGGATATTGCATTGTCGATAAGGTTGTTGAAAGATGAAAGTATTCATCGTACCATACATAAAGCTAAAGGTGATGAGTTCGATAATGTTTTAGTCGTTGTAAAAGGCAGATTCGGTAGGCAATATGTTGAAACACGTGATTTAGCGTTTCTTTTAACTCCTGATTTAATAGCAAATGAAGACCATAGAGTTAATTATGTTGCATGCAGCCGAGCAAGAGAAAATCTATTGATAAATGTACCTGAGTTATCCAATAATTCCAAGCAGATTCTGGCTGATAAATTTGAAATTATTGATATGCCCAGCCCTTAGAGCCATGCACATTTAGCAAACGCACATATCAACTGCACAGCCAAATTTGCTTAAAGAGCATGTCTCCCCACCGCACGGATTGACAGCTAGAATAAAGCACGAAAACACAACACTGTATATAAAACATTTGGCAGAAAATACTATTTTTAAGGGCAATACATTTAATAAACTTCGCAACGGTTTGATAGGGAATCACTTTGAAATGCCAAACGTTTCATATACTTGTCCGTTACCACACATAAGAAAAAACTGAATGTACATAATTGACCGAGAGAAAAATAGAATATCTAAATTGAAACAAAAGTCGTTTTCTGAATTGAAATTTAGAGAAAGAGAACACTTGCAAGAATGGATTGCCAATAATCCCACTTCACTTGGAGAAGAATTACTAATAATTCAAAAAGAATTTAGTGGATTTAGCGAAACGAACGAACGACTTGATTTACTTGCTTTAGATAAGCTTGGAAACTTAGTAATAATTGAAAACAAACTTGATGATTCAGGCAAAGATGTTACTTGGCAAGTAATTAAGTATGCTTCTTACTGTGCAAGTTTGACCAAACAAGACATTTTAAAAATCTATCAAGACTTTTTAGGAACAACAGCAATTGCTCAAGATAAAATATCAGAGTTTTTTGATAATCGAGAAATTTCAGAAATCTTACTAAATCAAGGACTTAATTCACAGAGACTGATTTTGGTCGCTGCTAATTTTAGAATAGAAGTCACATCATCTGTGCTTTGGTTAATGAATTTTAAAATTAGGCTTCAATGCTTTAAGGTTACACCATTTGAGTTAAATGACCAGTTATTTTTAAATGTAGAGCAAATACTACCGACAAAAGACACAGAAGATTTTGCAATAAGTATTGCGACAAAAGCTCAAGAAGAAATTGAAGTTCAAGAAACCTTAAAAAACAGACATCATATAAGATTGAAATTTTGGGAGCAATTTATAAATGCAAGTAATCAAAAAAACAATTTGTTTTCTAATAACTCGCCCTCAAAAGAAAATTGGATTGGAAAAGGTATTGGAATGAGTGGTGTAAATATCAATTTAGCCGCAAGTAGTTCATATTGTAGGAGTGAAATCATTTTCAACCGTGGAAGCAAAGAAGAAAACAAGGAACTATTTGACTTTGTTTATAAAATGAAAGACAAAATAGAATCTGAATTTGGAGCAGAATTGACTTGGGAAAGAATGGATGAAAATGTTACTTGTAGAATTAAATATCAACTTGATGGAGTTAATTACTTTGAAGAAACAGATTGGCAAAAAATGAATGAATTTTTGATTGATGCGTCTGTTAGAATGGAAAAAGCATTTAAAGAACCAATAAAGAAATTAAACAACTACTCGAAAAGAAAATAAATACGTGTGGTAACAAGGTATATAGCAAATAGGGCATTCGGTGGTTAACGAAAGTTCAGAGCAATTTACCAACACCGCCAAATTTTTAATTTGGCTTTTAAGATGAATAAGTTAAAAACAAAATATAAAAATGTGGCTCAGAGCAAACCCGAAAGTTTATCGCTTTCTACTGCCCTACTTGCCATATACTAACCGTTGGCGTGCATTGTGAAAAAAAGCTTCTGAGAAAGGGCTTTTGTATTTACAACTTGTGTAAAATTTCGATTTAAAGTTTTGTCAAGTGATTTAATAGCTTGAAAACGCTGCATTTCAACCGAAAAAATGGCTAATATGAAAGATGGGTTTGAGATTTACAGCACGCAAAGAATTTTATTTGCAGCTTATTTTAAACCTGAAAGACTAATATTGGATTTACAGCTTTTGAAGAAATTTTCAATTACTTGAAAAGCTGTATTTTAATTGAACATGTCCAGCGATCTTGAAAGATTGATGAAGAATGAGCAGCGTCTGAATAAATTGATTTTCAGCTTCCGGCAAATATTTTGATTGCCTGAAAATTCTGCACCTCAACTGAACTCCCTGTCAATCTGAAAGACTGATATCGGATTCACAGCTTTTGAAGAAATTTTCAATTGCTTGAAAATCTGTATTTTAATTG
Proteins encoded:
- a CDS encoding DUF4268 domain-containing protein, which encodes MYIIDREKNRISKLKQKSFSELKFREREHLQEWIANNPTSLGEELLIIQKEFSGFSETNERLDLLALDKLGNLVIIENKLDDSGKDVTWQVIKYASYCASLTKQDILKIYQDFLGTTAIAQDKISEFFDNREISEILLNQGLNSQRLILVAANFRIEVTSSVLWLMNFKIRLQCFKVTPFELNDQLFLNVEQILPTKDTEDFAISIATKAQEEIEVQETLKNRHHIRLKFWEQFINASNQKNNLFSNNSPSKENWIGKGIGMSGVNINLAASSSYCRSEIIFNRGSKEENKELFDFVYKMKDKIESEFGAELTWERMDENVTCRIKYQLDGVNYFEETDWQKMNEFLIDASVRMEKAFKEPIKKLNNYSKRK